In Triticum aestivum cultivar Chinese Spring chromosome 5B, IWGSC CS RefSeq v2.1, whole genome shotgun sequence, the following proteins share a genomic window:
- the LOC123112595 gene encoding indole-3-acetic acid-induced protein ARG7-like: MGMAEKGSAARKAGLITKTLDRCLSTTARNNKPAEGCFSVYVGAGKQRFVVRTECLNHPLFRALLEEAEEAFGYADAGPLELPCNTEAFTKVLEKIEEEKRMTAGRRHGLARGNSYRLLSTGQPAIIGRS; the protein is encoded by the coding sequence ATGGGCATGGCTGAGAAGGGGTCGGCAGCAAGGAAGGCCGGGCTGATCACCAAGACGCTGGACCGGTGCCTGAGCACGACGGCGAGGAACAACAAGCCGGCGGAGGGCTGCTTCTCGGTGTACGTCGGTGCGGGCAAGCAGCGGTTCGTAGTGCGGACGGAGTGCTTGAACCACCCGCTGTTCCGGGCACTgcttgaggaggccgaggaggcGTTTGGGTACGCTGACGCGGGGCCCCTCGAGCTGCCCTGCAACACCGAGGCCTTTACCAAGGTGCTGGAGAAGATCGAGGAGGAGAAGCGGATGACGGCCGGGAGGAGGCATGGCCTCGCCAGGGGGAACTCCTACCGGCTGCTCAGCACCGGCCAGCCTGCCATCATTGGCCGGTCGTAG